The DNA sequence TTGAACCATCATCTGTTACCCAAGGCTGTGACTGAGTATCCCAGATAGCATACTTAACATCAGGAGCACCAGACACGATCTTGTATCCAGCAGCCTTTAATGTCTCAGCTGTCTCGAAGAACTTATCCCATGAAGCAAGTGCTTCCTGAACCTTTGCAGGATCATCTGTTCCAAGAACTTCCTTAGCGATGTCTCTTCTGTAGTATACAGAACCTGCTGTTGCCTGCCATGTTACACACTTAAGCTCGCCGTTTGTTGTACCATACTGCTTAGCGAAGTCGTATGAGTTAGCAAGCATCTCATCTGTGAAACCTAAGTCATACAGATTAGCCGTCTTTGAATCATCCTCTGACCAGTACTTAGCTACATCGTTATCAGCTGGGATAAGTGTAGGATACTTGTCTCCGCTTGTAAGAGCTGTATCAATAGCTGTCTTGTAGTCATCTGATGTTCCACCAAGACCAAGTGTTACGAACTCAACGTAATCCTTGTACTCTGGGAACTTGTCAAGAACGATGTTCAGCTTCTTTGAGAAATCTTCATCCCATGAATAAGCGTAGATCTTCTTGCTGTCATCCCATCCATCTGTGCTAGGAGCTTCAATCTTAGCTGCTCCTGAAGCGTCCTCTGATGATGCTTCTTCTGATGATGCATCCTCTGATGATGCTGCCTCTGATGTTGCTTCTGATGATTTTGGCTCTGTTGTTGAATCATCCTTGTCACCACATGCAACAAGTGATAATCCCATAGCAAGTGCTAATGAAAGAGCCAATGCTTTTTTGATTTTTCTCACAAAAAAACCCTCCTTTTAAAATATGTGTGCTATTCCTTTCATTCATACTTCTGCGGATTGACATCTGCATCTGTATTATTTACTGGAATGCCTGCCACTTTTATACATGATCTGATTAACTTATCATTTACACAATATGTCAAACATGATTATGTATGTGGCTTTCTTAAGATATTATTGACAAATTTCCTTGTCAACATAGGCTTATTATAGGACATATTATCTAATTTGGCAAGTCCTTTTTTATTCTTTTTTATCTTTTTTGTACATTTTTAAATTTTCGTTAAAAAAAATTTACCAATTTGCGACATGGGGTATTTATACTATTTCTACAATTTTAGCTCAATTGACATACAATTTAAACTTTTTCTTTTCCTTTGTCTCATTTTTCACATTGTTGCATTTCTCTTTCTATATAACTCTGTCTGTACACAATAGTCAATGCGTATTTGTTAAAATGTATACGTTTTTACCACAACACACATCGCCAATTCTGTTTTTATCAGGTACTCATCTTTATGATCTGCTAAATACATATTCTTTATATTTCATTTCTTATATTTTCATTCTTTTTTCATACTCTTTACCATACCTGCTCCTTTTTATCCATTTCCATCTGTGTTATACTTATCATTATTATATAAGAAGAAAAGGAAACAATATGGGCAACAGTAAAAAGAAAAAGAAGAAAAGCAACAATGTCGCCGCAAATTCTCAGGCGCAGGTAAAAAAACAGACTGCTGTACAAACAGCAAAACCGGCTAAGGCACAAAATATCGAAACCAAACAGGAAACTGTCAATACTCAGACTGCCGTCGAAAAGAAGGAACCGGCAAAAGCACAGAATATTGAAAACAAACAGGATCAGCCGCACGAGTTCAAAGATCCCCGCAAGGTTCCACCAAAGGAAGATCTTAAGATTGAGGACAAACTGGAATTTGCAACGATGTCCCGTAAAGAGCGCCGGGCAGCAAAAAGAAAACGATTAAAGGAAACTACCGAAGGAATGACCTTTGTGCAAAAGTTACAATACTTTTTATATGCATATAAGATGGAGATCCTGTTGCCGCTGATCGTGATCATCGCAATCAGTCTGATCGTAGTTGCATTCTTCCGTGGCAACAAACCGATTGCACTCTCCTATGCAGTTGTAAACTGCGAAGATCTGGAAGCACTTGATTCCTCTGTCATAGAAACTGATTATTGGAACTACTATGGTTTTGATGACAATTATCAGTTTCAGAAGGTTCTGGATCTGAAGTATGATCCAAGCACCAGCACCAATGAAGTATCCAAAGATGCCGAAAGCGGAAACTACATTGCATTTCCTACTCTATGTGATGAAAACTACTACGATATTATCATTACAAATAAACGCGGGTTGGAATACCTAAGTGAAAGTTCGATCATTCATACACTGGGTGAAGCCTTACCTTCCGATCTGTATGATATTTTCACTGCTGATTATAATGATCAGATCACAACTTCTCCTGCTTACACAGGAAAGAGTGCTCCATACGCGATCAACATCAGTGATACCGACTTTGCAAAGAAGTTGAATCCGGGCTACGATGATGTCTACATCTGTTTCCCCGGCGTATCCGAAGACAACCAGAAGCGTGTCAAGCAGATCTGTAACTTCATCTTCGATCTCGGATTGGAGCTATAAATAATACCTATATAGAAGGAGATCACACAGGGCTGTCTCCAGAGCGATCCGTTATATGAATATACCCACTATAAATGACTTGCTGCGGTTTCTGCTCGCAACACATGCCTGATTCGTAAATACTTCTGTGCTAACTCGCCTTCGGCTCAGACAAGCACCCGTATTTACTGGCAATGTGTTGCTTGCGACGAAATCCTCGCAAACGTCATATTATAGTGGATATATTCATACAACGGATTCACTCCGGAGGCAGCCCTGTGTGATCTTCTTCTATTCAGCTATATTCTGTTTTGTTTCTTTTCTATTATAGTAAAACATTCCGAGGACTAAGACTACTGCCATCACGATGGTTGCCACAATGCTGCCCTCCATGCCGAATTTACCGCCCGTCAGGAATATATTTCCCGGTTTGATCTCAGAGGAAAGAACAGCACTTCCTACATTGGTTCCGCTGACAGAGATTCCATAGAAGGTTCCCTGCACAAAATTCCACATACTATGGTAGCCTGCCGCACCCCAGATATCATTTGTTTTTATCACATAGAGTGACAGGAATATTCCGATCAACATCAGATTGAAGAAAGCAAGAACTGTAAGTCCGGGATTTAGCATATGGCAGAATGCAAATGCCAGTGAATTCACAAGAACAGCTTTTACTGCCGAGCTTCGTTTCATCAGACTTATCATAAAATATCCGCGGAATGCAATCTCCTCACTGAAGCCCTGTACCAGAAATCCGATAAAATATAAAAGCACGATCAGCAGATTGCAGTTCTGATTCCATCCCTTAATATCTACAAATCCAAGAGCAACACCTGCAAGTACGCAAAGAGAAAAGGATATCGCACCAACAAGCAAGCCCTGTACATAATGCTTTGCTCCATCTTTCTTAATAATTCCCATGGAATAATAGGAGCGCTTTTCTATCTTATTACAATAGACCAGAACAGAAATGATCAGGATCAGTGTACAGAATAATGTAAGTATATACATTCCGTCTGTCATATTGGTTGCCAATTCCATCATATCTGAAAATGATGAATCGTCATTTAAAAACAGCCGCTGCAGTTGGTCGAACATTTCCACATCCGACAGAAACAGATACATTTCATATATCGCAGGGATCAAACCTGCAATAAAGCTTCCGATCAGGAATACCAGAATAAACCGCCATATTTCCTTGCCAAACGAATAAATCTTTCCTTCTTCGCCTGCCCGTTTTGCAATCTCAGGCTTTTCTAATCTCATCTTCATATGAAACACCCCTGTCTGCCATCTTTACTTCTATTCTTAATCTTCTCCATCAACATCCATGTTCATGATCTGACGTTTTCTTGCAAGCTCATCATTTGCCAGATATTCATCATATGTTGTCTGCTTATCGATCAGACCTGTATTGGTAAGCTCGATAATACGATTTGCTGTTGTCTGTACGAACTGATGATCCTGTGATGAGAACAGAATAACACCCGGGAACTTGATCAGTCCATTATTCAATGCTGTAATAGATTCCATATCCAGATGGTTTGTAGGCTCATCTAAGATCAGGCAGTTTGGAGCCATGATCATTAGCTTGGATAACATACAACGAACCTTTTCTCCACCGGACAGAACCTTTACCTTCTTAACACCATCGTCGCCGGCAAATAACATTCTTCCAAGGAAGCCTCGTACATAAGTTGCATCCTTTTCTTCCGAATACTGTGTCAGCCAGTCTACGATGATCAGGTCATTATCGAATTCCTTTGTGTTGTCCTTCGGAAAATAACCCTGTGAAGTTGTAACGCCCCACTTGAAGCTTCCTTCATCCGGCTTTTCTTCTCCCGCAAGGATCTTGAACAGCATTGTTGTTGCCTTTGTATTTGGTCCGACAAATGCAATCTTGTCATCATGTCCTACTGTAAACGATACATCATCTAACAGTTTCTCGCCTTCTACTGTCTTTGAAATATGAGATACGGTCAATACTTCATTTCCGATCTCTCTCTTTGGGCGGAAATCAATATATGGGTATTTACGGCTGGATGGCTTGATATCATCCAGTTCGATCTTTTCCAGTGCTCTCTTTCTGGAGGTTGCCTGTTTGGACTTGGAAGCATTTGCCGAGAATCTCTGAATGAATTCCTGTAATTCCTTGATCTTCTCTTCCTTCTTCTTATTTGCTTCTTTCATCTGCTTGATCATCAACTGACTGGACTCATACCAGAAATCATAGTTACCGGCATATAACTGGATCTTTGCATAATCGATATCGGCGATCTGAGTACATACCTTATTCAAGAAATAACGGTCATGGGATACCACGATAACGGTATTCTCAAAGTTGATCAGGAATTCCTCCAACCATGCGATCGCATCCATATCCAGATGGTTCGTAGGCTCATCGAGAAGAAGAACGTCAGGATTGCCAAATAACGCCTGCGCAAGCAGTGCCTTAACCTTCAGTCCACCATCCAAATCTTTCATCATCATATAATGATATTCTGTATCCACACCAAGGCCATTTAGCAAAGTCTCCGCATCGGATTCTGCTTCCCATCCGTTCATATCAGCAAATTCGCCCTCAAGTTCGGAAGCACGGATACCATCTTCATCTGTAAAATCTTCTTTTGCATAGATCGCATCTTTTTCTTTCATGATCTCATACAGGCGCTTGTTTCCCATGATAACAGTATCGAGTACTGTGTATTCATCGAACTTGTAGTGATCCTGCTGTAATACAGACAGACGCTCCCCCTCATCCATTGTGACATCACCCTTTGATGGTTCGATCTCTCCTGAAAGGATCTTCAAAAAGGTTGATTTACCGGCTCCGTTTGCTCCGATCAGTCCGTAGCAGTTACCCGGTACAAATTTAATATTTACATCTTCAAATAAAGCTTTCTTTCCAAATCTTAATGTTACGTTATTTGCACTTATCATCGATACACATACCTTTCCATTTTTCTAATCTAAAAGTATATCAACTAGTTGAATATGTGTCAATTATGAAAAGAACGTATGCACCTGAAAAAAGCCGGAAAAGGCTAATTTGGCAAGTCTTTTCCGGCTGACCGGTCAGGGGTGAACCCTTCTGTTTTGTTTTCCTGTTATTTCAGATTCTTTACAATCGGATCATAAAGATCTAATTTGCAATGTTTGTCCTTACTGAAATGGGAACAGTTTAAGCAGCTCTTTTCACCATCCGCTTTGTTGGTCATGCTGTTGCAATGGCATGTCTTTTCATAAGCACTGCAACGTTCTGCTACCTCATGATAGGTTTCTGTTGAACTTCTCATCGTTCTTACCTCCTTGACATTTGTCAGTCTTTATCGCAGATTTCATAGATCCGGTCATGCAACAACAACATCAGGCAATGGTATCTGCATAACTGTCTATTATCATCTACATGCATTAGTATCTGCATCTTCTCCTTCATTTATTCCGAACACTACCGGATAGTCTAATGTTTATATAAAACCACCATTTCTTAGTCGTTCTGTTCTTGACAAGCTTTTCTCTATTCTGTACAATCAAAAGCAAAAATATTTTTAGGAGATGATTTTTTTGCACCCCAGTACAATTATCCAGTTAATTACAATTATTCTATTAATCCTGTTATCGGCATTCTTTTCTTCTGCCGAAACAGCTCTTACAACTGTCAATAAATTCACCCTGCGTTCAATGGCTGATAGCGGGAACAAACGTGCTGCCCGAGTTCTTAAACTGATCTCTAACAGCGACAAACTGATCAGCACAATATTAATAGGTAATAACATCGTGAATATTTCAGCTTCCGCTCTTGCAACAACACTTACCACTAATTTATTCGGAAGCAAGGCAGTCGGAATCGCAACCGGAATCCTCACCCTTTTGATCCTGTTATTTGGTGAGATCACACCGAAAACGCTTGCCCAAAATAACAGTGTTAAAATGTCAATACTTTATGTGGACGTCGTACAGTTTCTGGTATATATCTTTACCCCATTTGTATTCATCATAAACAAGATCTCTCATGTTATTTTCTGGATCTTACATATGGATACAAACGAAAGTGCCAAATCCATTACCGAAGATGAACTGATCACCATGGTAAACGTCAGTGAGGAAGAAGGTGTCATCGAGAACAAGGAAAAGGAAATGATCACAAACGTAGTGGACTTCGGAGATTCCCGTGTTCGTGATATTATGATTCCCCGTACCGATGTGACCATGGTTCCTGTTACCGCTACTTATGATGAACTGCTGAAGCAGTATATGGAGGTTCCTTACACCAGACTTCCTGTTTATAAGGATTCTCGTGATAATGTCATCGGCATCCTGCATGTAAAAGATCTGTTCTTTTATAAAGCAACCCATGACATCAACAATTTTGACGTAACAAACATCGTCCGCGAACCATTCTATGTTTATGAATTTCAAAAAACAAATGATCTTTTGGCAAACATGAAATCCAGTTCAAATTCCATCGGTATCGTGCTGGATGAATATGGCGTCTGTGTTGGTCTGATCTCTATGGAGGACTTGATCGAAGAAATAATCGGTGATATCAAGGATGAATACGATGATGCAGAGCATAATAATATTGTGAAAATAGATGATACACATTACAGCATTGATGGCGGAATCAAATTAGACGACCTGAACGATGCGCTGGATCTGGATATCGAATCTGAAGATTATGATTCTATCGGTGGTTATATCATTCAGTTATTAGATCACCTTCCATCCGTTGGAGATACAGCATCTGATGGTGTGATATCCTGCAAGGTAACAAAATTAGATAAAAATCGTGTTTCACGAGTTCTGCTCGAAATTCTACCAAAGCCGAATACTGATATTGATAGCAACAACGAATAATCCAATCTGTTCTTAAAAACTGCCATCTAAAAAGAGCATCATAACATAGACACACATACGTCTGTTCAGTTTGAGTTTTTAATTTTAAAAATTCTGTCAAAATGCTTGTGTTGTGATTTTTATTCCTATATAATAGAATACTAAGGTTATAAAGTCCTGTATTTCATATCGTTTACATGAAAGCAGGACTTTCCTATAGAATTCATACAGATTTGGTTATGTTTGGGAGAGATTCTAATGAATAAAAATATTACTCGCAGAAAAAAATTATTACAGATTGCAACTTCTCTGAGTTACATCGATCCGGATGATATACCTGAGATCGATCTGTATATGGATCAGTTAACAACCTTTATGGAGGATAAGCTGAACGCTAATAAACGAAGTGACGATGACAAGACCATGACAAAGACCATGATCAATAATTATACGAAAAACAACCTTCTCCCGCCACCCGACAAGAAGCGTTACTCCAAGGATCATCTGATCATGCTGTTGTATATTTACTACCTCAAGAACTTTGTAAGTATCACTGATATTCAGACACTTCTTGCCCCGATGAATAACAACGACTGCTATAACGGTGAATCACCGGTCAACATCGAAGAGGTCTACCGCAAATTATTCAATTACGAGATCGATAACTATAATGACATAATCAAAAGCATCTTATCCACCTATGATAAGGCATCCGATATGTATGATCCGGAAACAGACGCTTATCTTCACGATATGTGTATGGTCTCTATGTTGTCCGTTGATGTCTATGTTAAGAAGAAGTGCATCGAGCACCTGATTGATGACATGCATTCCGTTCAGGAACAGACATTAAAGAAAAATGAACAAAAAATAAAAAACACAGAGAAAGCAAAAGCTGCAGAGAAAGCCGCCACAGCCGGAAAGACAAAAGCAAACGATACATCTGTCAGCTTCAAGTCAACTAATAAAAAGATAAAATAAAACTTTCAGATTGTACTATAAAGAAATACAGCAAGCCACGCTTGCTGTATTTCTTTATAACTAAAATGAATGAAAAAAGGCTCTGTTGCATCTGTCCAAGTGTCTTTGCAGGATCCCAGTAATTGTTACCAACACGCTGTGGTGTAGCATATGCTGCCTGTGCTGCAAGTGCTGCGATAGCCGGATCTGCCTGTACTACATCTGAATTTGATGCTTCGATGTTAGATGGTCCAAGGCCTCTTGCTTCATATCTTGCTATCTGTGAATCATAGCATGTTTATACATTTTGATCAGTTTTTTAACCTATTTTTATGTGCTATATTACAAATACATCTATCTATTCAAACAGATAGTTGCGTGTTTTTAATAGTTTTTTCCAAAATATGGTGCAACAGTTTGCGCAAGTAGCAAATAAGTCTCTCTTTCTGAGAAATACTTAACTAATATAAGCCCGGCTACCTGTCTGATTATATAAAAAGCAATAACATTCATGCAGTTTCGTAATGAGATGCACTCTAACCGTCAGCGCCAAGCCCATGTCTGAACCCGCAGGGTGAGTTTGGGCGACTGCTGATAAATAGGTGAGTGTATCGAATAGAAACGAAATGAGTCATGCGTTTATATAATCAGACAGGAAGCCGGACTTATATCATTCTAACCCAACACAAAAGAGAGCCTTATCATCAGCTTAATAAGGCTCTCTTTAAAGGAGGGGGGTATTTATGTTCACGTTAAAACCTCAAGGTTTCAACGGTTTGCATACATTCTATATGCCTGATCTATTGCGTAGATCCTTTCAGTGTCACTTCATATCCTAATAAAATCCGGTCTGCGATATCTTCACCTTCGATCATCCGAAATAGTGTCTCTCCGGCTGTTTTACCAAGTTCTTTTGGGTCATACTGTAATGATGTGATCGCTGGGCGGTTATTTTCAAACAGGGCGCTGTTATAAAAAGAAGCAACCTTAATCTATTTCGGAACAGATATGTCTTCTTTTCTAAGCTTGTCCAGCACCCAGTTACAGATACCATCATCCATGCAGACAATACAGTCGACCATGTGGCGCATACTGTCTTCTACTGCCATCTCGACATTTGATCTGTCAACGCAATCCATATATACTTTCATATCTTCTATCATAAGTCCGGCACCGGTAATACCTTGTTCAAAGCCTTCTCGCCTTGTCCGGTTGACTACATGATTGCTGTCCCCACCAATCAATGCAAATTTCTTCATTCCCTTCATAATGAGAATGGAGGTTAATTCCCGGCAGGCTGCGATATGATCGTTATCGATCTGCGCAACATTCGGTTCTTCCGTGCTTCCAATCGCTACAAATGGAAGATCCGTCTGTTTTAAATATTTGATTCTATCATCCCGGATCAGTGTCCGTCCAAGAATCAATCCATCAATCTTATGATTTTCAACTGCTCTCTGTAGTTGTGACATATCATCCATTGTATTCACTTGTTCTCTCTTAGTGTAGCGCAATGTTTTGCGCAACTCTTGTATTTAAACAAGCAACTTTTGCGCAATTTATCAATCATTTTTTAAATTTTATTTTTCTGTGTATTCCATACAGGATTCCCTGACGATGAGATTACATGGGATCTCAGCCTTTAACGGAGTACGGATACTAAGGTTTGATGCAGCGTAGATCAGGTTTGCTCCATGCTGTCCCATATCATATGCCGGAGCATTTACCGTTGTAAGTGCAGGAACTGTATACTCACTAAGCTCTGTATTATTAAAGCCAACAAGTGAAATATCCTCCGGCACTTCCATATCCGCTTCCTTGAATGCCTTTAATGCTCCTACCGCAAGTGCATCACTGGCTGCAAAGATTGCACTTGGACGTTCGTCAGATCCTGCTATCACTTTTCCCATCTCATAACCGGAGAATGTATTGAAGTTTCCCTCATACAGATATTTCTCGTATGGAAGATCCTTTTCTTTCATATATGCAATGTATTCTTCCAGTCTTGGATCAACCAGAAGCTCATGATTTCCCACATACTCTTTACCACCCATAAATCCAATCTTGCGATGTCCCAGATGGTACAGATAATCAAGCACATCCCTTACTGCCTGTTTAAAGTCCATCGTTAGGGAAGTAATATTATAATGCTCCACCTTCATATCCAGAAATACAATATTACTGCATATCTCTATAAATGATTTTACTTCCTCCTGCGCAAACTTACCCAGGCAGATAATTCCATCACAACCACGCAGCATGTCCAGATAGTTGCTGTCATTCCGAAATACCCGAACCAGTTCAATCGACTGGCTGATACAGAAATCCTCGATTCCCTTTCTTGCGGACAGATAATAGCTATCTTTCATCTCATCTTCTGCAGAGAACCAAAGCACAAGCCCAAGCTGGAATGATTTCTTTAATCTGGCTGACTTTTTCTTTGTATAATGCAATTCTTTCGCTGCCCGAAGGACTCTTTCCTTTGTCTCCGGTAAAACATTTAATGTCGGATCATCGTTCAAAATTCTTGAAACTGTAGCCGGTGACACATTTGCCCATCTCGCAATATCCTTGATTGTCGTCATAATATACCTCTTTACTCCATATTTATTGGATAAATTTACTATATTTTTACCAACCTAGTGTAACAGATTTTTTTTTATTTTTCAATTACTTTTTCAGTAAATCTTTACTAAAGTATTGTTGACATTTTACTAAACATATGTTATCCTGTCACTATAAAGAACAAACAGACTTAGAAAAACAGACACATCTGTACAAGTAAACACACATTTACGCACCGTACAGATATAAGCACATCAATTATCATGTATGATCAGGAGGATAAACATATGAAACATGCATCTGAACTAATAAAAGACTTTGAATCAGAACAGTACAATGAATTATTAACCGATATCTATGTCGATGAGCATCTGCTCGCTTATCAGAATGGCAGATATATCGCCGCTCTTCAGGAATTCATCAAAGATTTCGGAGACACAGAGGTATCTATCTTCTCCGCTCCGGGCAGAAGTGAAGTAGGTGGAAATCATACTGATCATCAGCACGGTCAGGTACTTGCCGCATCTATCAATCTGGATGCGATTGCCATCGTTGCAAAGACTTCCGATGATAAGATCCAGGTTATCTCAGACGGATATGATCTCATTACAATCGACACATCCGACCTCTCTCTTGTAGAAAGTGAAAAAGAAACAACAATGGCTCTGATCAAGGGTGTTGCTGCCGGATTAAAGGAACGCGGACACGCTGTTGGCGGCTTCAAAGCATATATCACCAGTGATGTACTGATCGGTGCCGGTCTTTCATCTTCTGCAGCATTCGAAACAATCATCGGAACCATCCTGTCGGGACTTTATAATAATGGTTCCGTATCTGCAATCGAGATTGCGATCATCGGCCAGTATGCAGAAAATGTATACTTCGGAAAGCCTTGCGGTCTGATGGATCAGATGGCATCTTCCGTCGGAAATCTTGTACATATCGACTTTGCAGATCCGGCCGATCCTATTGTTGAAAAGATCGACTTTGATATGGCAAAGAGCGGTTACAGTCTCTGTATCACTGATACAAAGGGCTCCCATGTAGATCTGACTGCTGACTATGCTGCAGTTCCTGCCGAGATGTGTGCCGTTGCGGAGATGCTTGGCAAACCGGTATTAAACGAATTAAGTGAACAGGATATCATCGACCACATGACTGATATCCGCACCAAACTCGGCGACCGTTACCTGCTTCGTGCCCTTCACTATTTTGAAGAAGTAAAACGGGTAGAAATTCAGGCTGCTTCCCTGAAAAAAGGTGATATGCCGGCATTTCTCGCGGCTGTTAAAGCATCCGGCGATTCTTCTTTCAAATATTTGCAGAACGTATATACAAATAAAGACATTCAGGCTCAGAATGTATCTGTTGCTCTGGCTGTCAGTGATATCACACTTGGAAGCCACGGAGTAAGCCGTGTTCACGGCGGTGGTTTTGCCGGAACCATTCAGGCATTTGTAGAAAATGACACTGTTGAAACTTATCGTCAGGCTATGGATCATGTATTTGGCGAAGGCTCCTGTCATGTACTGAAGATCCGCAAATACGGCGGTATGCAGGTACTGTAAAACAGACGACATGATATAATGAACGCAAAATTACTTGCTTGCAAGGGGCTGATTTTGCGGAATGCATTGAGTGAGCTAAGCTCACGATATAATGAACGCAAAATCACTTGCTTGCAAGAGGGCTGATTTTGCGGAATGCATAGAATGTGCGAAGCACATGATATAATGAACGCAAAATTATTTGCTCGCAAGGATGCTGATTTTGCGGAATGCATTGAGTGAGCTATGCTCACGATATAATAACAAATTTTATGGGAGGTTACGATTATGATAGAAACATATATCAAAGAATTAGTTACTTATGGTTTAAATAAAGGACTCGTAGATCCCGCAGACGAAATATATGTTACAAACCGTCTGTTAGAGTTATTCGACATTCAGGAATACACCGAACCGGCCGAGATCCCATCCCGTCCGCTCGTTGATATCCTAAACGATATGTTAGATTATGCATACCGGCATAAACTGATGGAGGATGACACGATCACAAACCGTGATCTTTTCGATACAAAGATCATGGGTATGCTCACTCCTGCTCCATCCGTTGTACGGAAAATATTTGCTGATAAATATGCTGTATCCCCAAAGAAAGCAACGGATTATTATTATGCTTTCAGCAAGGCTACAAACTATATTCGTGAAGACCGTATCGCAAAGGATGAAAAATGGGTTACGGAAACGGAATACGGTCCGATCGATATTACGATCAATCTGTCCAAGCCGGAGAAGGATCCAAGAGATATCGCAAAAGCCGGAAAGGCAAAGAAATCCGGTTATCCAGCCTGTCTGCTCTGCCGTGAAAACGAAGGCTATGCCGGACATTTCTCACATCCTGCAAGGCAGAATCACAGAATCATGCCTATCACCTTAGATGGACAGGCATATTTTTTACAGTACTCCCCTTATGTATACTATAACGAGCACTGTATCATCTTTAATGCTAACCATACTCCAATGAAGATCGACCATGCCGCATTCGTGAAGCTGCTTGATTTTGTCCGACTGTTTCCTCACTATACAGCCGGATCCAATGCCGATCTTCCGATCGTTGGCGGTTCCATTTTAAGCCATGACCATTTTCAGGGTGGCGGCTATACATTTGCAATGGCAAAGGCTCCATATGAATCAAACTTTACCTTACCTGGTTACGAAGACCTGACAGCCGGTATCGTCAAATGGCCTATGTCTGTTATCCGTCTTCAGGGTTCCGATCCTGCACGTATCGCAGATGCAGCAGATCACATCCTGACAGCATGGAGAAATTATACGGACGAAGCTGCTTATATCTACGCTTACACAGATGATACTCCACATAACACAATTACTCCTATCGCAAGAATGCATGGAGATCTGTTTGAACTGGATCTGGTACTTCGTAACAATATCACAACCGAAGA is a window from the Lachnospiraceae bacterium GAM79 genome containing:
- a CDS encoding hemolysin family protein; protein product: MIFLHPSTIIQLITIILLILLSAFFSSAETALTTVNKFTLRSMADSGNKRAARVLKLISNSDKLISTILIGNNIVNISASALATTLTTNLFGSKAVGIATGILTLLILLFGEITPKTLAQNNSVKMSILYVDVVQFLVYIFTPFVFIINKISHVIFWILHMDTNESAKSITEDELITMVNVSEEEGVIENKEKEMITNVVDFGDSRVRDIMIPRTDVTMVPVTATYDELLKQYMEVPYTRLPVYKDSRDNVIGILHVKDLFFYKATHDINNFDVTNIVREPFYVYEFQKTNDLLANMKSSSNSIGIVLDEYGVCVGLISMEDLIEEIIGDIKDEYDDAEHNNIVKIDDTHYSIDGGIKLDDLNDALDLDIESEDYDSIGGYIIQLLDHLPSVGDTASDGVISCKVTKLDKNRVSRVLLEILPKPNTDIDSNNE
- a CDS encoding DUF1836 domain-containing protein; the encoded protein is MNKNITRRKKLLQIATSLSYIDPDDIPEIDLYMDQLTTFMEDKLNANKRSDDDKTMTKTMINNYTKNNLLPPPDKKRYSKDHLIMLLYIYYLKNFVSITDIQTLLAPMNNNDCYNGESPVNIEEVYRKLFNYEIDNYNDIIKSILSTYDKASDMYDPETDAYLHDMCMVSMLSVDVYVKKKCIEHLIDDMHSVQEQTLKKNEQKIKNTEKAKAAEKAATAGKTKANDTSVSFKSTNKKIK
- a CDS encoding CPBP family intramembrane metalloprotease, with protein sequence MKMRLEKPEIAKRAGEEGKIYSFGKEIWRFILVFLIGSFIAGLIPAIYEMYLFLSDVEMFDQLQRLFLNDDSSFSDMMELATNMTDGMYILTLFCTLILIISVLVYCNKIEKRSYYSMGIIKKDGAKHYVQGLLVGAISFSLCVLAGVALGFVDIKGWNQNCNLLIVLLYFIGFLVQGFSEEIAFRGYFMISLMKRSSAVKAVLVNSLAFAFCHMLNPGLTVLAFFNLMLIGIFLSLYVIKTNDIWGAAGYHSMWNFVQGTFYGISVSGTNVGSAVLSSEIKPGNIFLTGGKFGMEGSIVATIVMAVVLVLGMFYYNRKETKQNIAE
- a CDS encoding ATP-binding cassette domain-containing protein encodes the protein MISANNVTLRFGKKALFEDVNIKFVPGNCYGLIGANGAGKSTFLKILSGEIEPSKGDVTMDEGERLSVLQQDHYKFDEYTVLDTVIMGNKRLYEIMKEKDAIYAKEDFTDEDGIRASELEGEFADMNGWEAESDAETLLNGLGVDTEYHYMMMKDLDGGLKVKALLAQALFGNPDVLLLDEPTNHLDMDAIAWLEEFLINFENTVIVVSHDRYFLNKVCTQIADIDYAKIQLYAGNYDFWYESSQLMIKQMKEANKKKEEKIKELQEFIQRFSANASKSKQATSRKRALEKIELDDIKPSSRKYPYIDFRPKREIGNEVLTVSHISKTVEGEKLLDDVSFTVGHDDKIAFVGPNTKATTMLFKILAGEEKPDEGSFKWGVTTSQGYFPKDNTKEFDNDLIIVDWLTQYSEEKDATYVRGFLGRMLFAGDDGVKKVKVLSGGEKVRCMLSKLMIMAPNCLILDEPTNHLDMESITALNNGLIKFPGVILFSSQDHQFVQTTANRIIELTNTGLIDKQTTYDEYLANDELARKRQIMNMDVDGED
- a CDS encoding ABC transporter substrate-binding protein, producing the protein MRKIKKALALSLALAMGLSLVACGDKDDSTTEPKSSEATSEAASSEDASSEEASSEDASGAAKIEAPSTDGWDDSKKIYAYSWDEDFSKKLNIVLDKFPEYKDYVEFVTLGLGGTSDDYKTAIDTALTSGDKYPTLIPADNDVAKYWSEDDSKTANLYDLGFTDEMLANSYDFAKQYGTTNGELKCVTWQATAGSVYYRRDIAKEVLGTDDPAKVQEALASWDKFFETAETLKAAGYKIVSGAPDVKYAIWDTQSQPWVTDDGSKETLTLDKSVTEYLETAKKIYDGEYSNNTSMWDNSWAADMKDDSKVFCYFGCPWFIGSMQGNGATDGNWGAVTGPTSYHWGGTYVCVGKDTNNPELAAFLLYELTCDPDVGVEITNKTGDCVNNKEANARLIAGELSADNAAAKFLGGQNPIEVWAASAEGINLSNLTYQDASIKAFIDEASTAYNSGTYKSVDEAVKYIQDKCASELGISAE